A DNA window from Vigna angularis cultivar LongXiaoDou No.4 chromosome 1, ASM1680809v1, whole genome shotgun sequence contains the following coding sequences:
- the LOC108333151 gene encoding protein MOTHER of FT and TFL1, which produces MAVSVDPLVVGRVIGDVVDMFVPSVNMSVYYGAKHVTNGCDIKPSVSVNPPKLTLTGKKESLYTLIMTDPDAPSPSEPSMREWVHWIVVDIPGGTNPFRGKEILAYTGPKPPVGIHRYIFVLFEQKGPMGPVEQPESRGNFNTRNFAKDLDLGLPVATTYFNAQKEPASRKR; this is translated from the exons ATGGCTGTATCTGTCGACCCGCTTGTAGTTGGTCGGGTAATAGGTGATGTGGTCGATATGTTCGTTCCGTCAGTCAACATGTCCGTTTATTACGGAGCGAAACATGTCACAAACGGATGTGACATTAAGCCATCCGTTTCAGTCAACCCACCTAAGCTCACTCTTACTGGAAAGAAAGAAAGCCTTTACACTCTG ATTATGACAGATCCTGATGCACCAAGCCCCAGTGAACCAAGCATGAGAGAATGGGTCCACTG GATTGTGGTGGACATACCTGGTGGCACAAATCCCTTTCGTG GAAAAGAAATCCTGGCATACACTGGACCAAAGCCACCTGTGGGAATCCATCGCTACATCTTTGTGCTGTTTGAGCAGAAAGGACCAATGGGTCCGGTGGAGCAACCAGAAAGCAGAGGGAACTTCAACACTAGGAACTTTGCAAAGGATTTGGACTTGGGTCTCCCTGTGGCCACAACCTATTTCAATGCTCAGAAGGAACCTGCTTCTAGGAAGCGTTGA